Proteins co-encoded in one Carassius carassius chromosome 35, fCarCar2.1, whole genome shotgun sequence genomic window:
- the zgc:153659 gene encoding Ig lambda chain C region: MEFLTGGRLLYKSGVQELLRVFFVSLWWTFGSGTKLDVGSVTRPKVSVLPPSSAEISSKKTATLVCVASKGFPSDWSLSWKVDGSSRSQESSAGLLEKDGLYSWSSSLTLSEQEWMESVSVSCEATRSGQPALTGHVTRQQCSE; encoded by the exons atggagtttCTGACTGGAGGACGTTTGCTTTATAAATCAGGAGTTCAGGAGCTTCTCCGGGTTTTT TTTGTATCACTGTGGTGGACTTTCGGCAGCGGCACCAAACTGGATGTTGGCA GCGTCACTCGTCCTAAAGTGAGCGTCCTGCCGCCCTCCAGTGCAGAGATCTCCTCAAAGAAGACAGCGACACTGGTGTGTGTGGCCAGCAAGGGCTTCCCGTCAGACTGGAGCCTGAGCTGGAAGGTGGACGGGAGCAGCAGGTCTCAGGAGAGCAGCGCTGGGCTCCTGGAGAAGGACGGTCTGTACAGCTGGAGCAGCAGCCTGACTCTCTCTGAGCAGGAGTGGATGGAGAGCGTCTCAGTGAGCTGTGAGGCCACACGGAGCGGCCAGCCTGCGCTCACTGGACACGTGACGAGACAGCagtgttcagagtag
- the stub1 gene encoding E3 ubiquitin-protein ligase CHIP codes for MASSPEKSFSAQELKEQGNRMFLSRKYQEAATCYSKAINRNPSVAVYYTNRALCYVKLQQYDKALADCKHALELDSQSVKAHFFLGQSQLELENYEEAIGNLQRAYNLAKEQRLNFGDDIPSALRIAKKKRWNSIEEKRISQENELHDYLSKLILAEKERELDDSVKQSEDSQNGGEINKIKSKHDKYLMEMDELFSQVDEKRKKREIPDYLCGKISFELMREPCITPSGITYDRKDIEEHLQRVGHFDPVTRSPLTQDQLIPNLAMKEVIDAFILENGWVEDY; via the exons ATGGCAAGCAGCCCTGAGAAAAGCTTCTCGGCACAGGAGCTGAAGGAGCAGGGCAACCGCATGTTCCTCAGCCGAAAGTACCAGGAGGCTGCCACCTGCTACAGCAAAGCAATT AATCGTAACCCGTCGGTGGCCGTGTACTACACTAACAGAGCGCTGTGCTACGTGAAGCTGCAGCAGTACGACAAGGCCCTGGCCGACTGTAAACACGCCCTCGAGCTCGACAGCCAATCAGTGAAGGCACACTTTTTCCTTGGCCAGAGTCAGCTGGAGCTGGAGAATTATGAAGAGGCCATCGGCAATCTACAGAGAG CTTATAACCTGGCGAAGGAACAGCGGTTGAATTTTGGAGACGATATCCCAAGTGCCCTTCGCATTGCCAAGAAGAAACGCTGGAACAGCATTGAAGAGAAGCGAATCAGCCAAGAAAACGAGCTGCACGATTATCTCAGCAAACTCATCCTGGCCGAGAAAGAGAG agaGTTAGATGACAGCGTGAAGCAGTCCGAGGACAGTCAGAACGGAGGCGAGATCAACAAGATCAAATCCAAACAC GATAAATATTTGATGGAGATGGACGAGCTTTTCTCTCAAGTAGATGAAAAGAGGAAG AAGCGAGAGATCCCTGATTATCTGTGTGGGAAGATCAGTTTTGAGCTGATGAGAGAGCCCTGCATTACTCCTAGCGGCATCACCTACGATCGCAAGGACATCGAGGAACATCTACAG CGTGTTGGCCATTTTGATCCAGTGACCCGCAGCCCGCTGACCCAGGATCAGCTGATCCCCAATCTTGCCATGAAGGAGGTGATCGATGCTTTCATCCTGGAGAACGGCTGGGTGGAGgactactga
- the luc7l gene encoding putative RNA-binding protein Luc7-like 1 isoform X1, with protein MVQCMFASLHLQGSCRKASCSSSRDETRQRVKFTDERVCKSHLLNCCPHDILSGTRMDLGECSKIHDLALRADYEIASKERDLFFELDAVDHLESFIADCDRRTELAKKRLAETQEEISAEVAAKAEKVHELNEEIGKLLAKAEQLGAEGNVDEAQTVLQEVERVRTKKKDAEEEYRNSMPASSFQQQKLRVCEVCSAYLGLHDNDRRLADHFGGKLHLGFIQIREKLEQLKKTVQDKQEKRNQERLRRREEREKEEKMKKRTKSRSRERKRSRSRDRDRERKRRRSRSASREKRRSCSRSKERDRRRRHRSRSRSRSRHSRDHSHKSSRDRDRERDSKRSSSERRSDGMNGRTESRRHDDREAGEI; from the exons ATG GTTCAGTGTATGTTTGCCAGCCTACATCTGCAAGGGAGTTGCAGAAAAGCCTCATGTTCATCGAGCC GAGATGAGACGAGACAGCGGGTTAAATTCACAGACGAGCGCGTTTGCAAATCGCACCTTCTCAACTGCTGCCCGCATGACATCCTCTCTGGAACG CGCATGGACCTTGGCGAATGCTCCAAGATCCATGACCTGGCGCTGAGAGCAGACTATGAGATCGCGTCTAAAGAGAGAGACCTGTTCTTCGAACTGGAT GCGGTGGATCACCTGGAGTCGTTTATAGCTGACTGTGACCGCAGGACTGAGTTGGCCAAGAAGCGTCTCGCTGAGACACAGGAAGAGATCAGCGCTGAGGTGGCTGCAAAG GCAGAAAAGGTTCACGAGTTGAACGAGGAGATCGGGAAGCTGCTGGCAAAAGCTGAACAGCTCGGTGCTGAGGGGAATGTGGATGAAGCTCAGACAGTCCTACAGGAGGTTGAGAGAGTCCGAACTAAGAAGAAGGATGCAGAG GAAGAGTACAGGAACTCTATGCCCGCCTCCAGTTTCCAGCAGCAGAAGTTGCGCGTCTGTGAGGTTTGCTCCGCCTATCTTGGTCTTCATGACAACGACCGGCGTCTCGCTGACCACTTTGGCGGCAAACTGCACCTGGGCTTCATCCAGATCAGAGAGAAGCTGGAACAGCTGAAG AAAACTGTGCAGGACAAACAGGAGAAACGGAACCAGGAGCGACTGAGGAGGAGGGAAGAGCgggagaaagaggagaaaatgaaaaaacg GACTAAGTCACGCAGCCGAGAACGGAAGAG GTCTCGTTCTCGAGATCGTGATCGAGAGCGCAAGCGTCGGCGTTCCCGCTCTGCATCACGAGAGAAGCGGCGTTCCTGTTCTCGCTCCAAAGAGCGCGACAGACGCCGGCGGCACCGGTCTCGCTCCAGATCCCGCTCGCGCCACAGCCGAGACCACTCACACAA GTCTTCACGGGACCGTGATCGCGAGAGGGACAGCAAGCGCAGTTCCTCCGAGCGGAGATCAGACGGGATGAACGGGAGGACGGAGTCTCGCCGTCATGATGACAGAGAGGCTGGAGAGATCTGA
- the luc7l gene encoding putative RNA-binding protein Luc7-like 1 isoform X3 has product MDLGECSKIHDLALRADYEIASKERDLFFELDAVDHLESFIADCDRRTELAKKRLAETQEEISAEVAAKAEKVHELNEEIGKLLAKAEQLGAEGNVDEAQTVLQEVERVRTKKKDAEEEYRNSMPASSFQQQKLRVCEVCSAYLGLHDNDRRLADHFGGKLHLGFIQIREKLEQLKKTVQDKQEKRNQERLRRREEREKEEKMKKRTKSRSRERKRSRSRDRDRERKRRRSRSASREKRRSCSRSKERDRRRRHRSRSRSRSRHSRDHSHKSSRDRDRERDSKRSSSERRSDGMNGRTESRRHDDREAGEI; this is encoded by the exons ATGGACCTTGGCGAATGCTCCAAGATCCATGACCTGGCGCTGAGAGCAGACTATGAGATCGCGTCTAAAGAGAGAGACCTGTTCTTCGAACTGGAT GCGGTGGATCACCTGGAGTCGTTTATAGCTGACTGTGACCGCAGGACTGAGTTGGCCAAGAAGCGTCTCGCTGAGACACAGGAAGAGATCAGCGCTGAGGTGGCTGCAAAG GCAGAAAAGGTTCACGAGTTGAACGAGGAGATCGGGAAGCTGCTGGCAAAAGCTGAACAGCTCGGTGCTGAGGGGAATGTGGATGAAGCTCAGACAGTCCTACAGGAGGTTGAGAGAGTCCGAACTAAGAAGAAGGATGCAGAG GAAGAGTACAGGAACTCTATGCCCGCCTCCAGTTTCCAGCAGCAGAAGTTGCGCGTCTGTGAGGTTTGCTCCGCCTATCTTGGTCTTCATGACAACGACCGGCGTCTCGCTGACCACTTTGGCGGCAAACTGCACCTGGGCTTCATCCAGATCAGAGAGAAGCTGGAACAGCTGAAG AAAACTGTGCAGGACAAACAGGAGAAACGGAACCAGGAGCGACTGAGGAGGAGGGAAGAGCgggagaaagaggagaaaatgaaaaaacg GACTAAGTCACGCAGCCGAGAACGGAAGAG GTCTCGTTCTCGAGATCGTGATCGAGAGCGCAAGCGTCGGCGTTCCCGCTCTGCATCACGAGAGAAGCGGCGTTCCTGTTCTCGCTCCAAAGAGCGCGACAGACGCCGGCGGCACCGGTCTCGCTCCAGATCCCGCTCGCGCCACAGCCGAGACCACTCACACAA GTCTTCACGGGACCGTGATCGCGAGAGGGACAGCAAGCGCAGTTCCTCCGAGCGGAGATCAGACGGGATGAACGGGAGGACGGAGTCTCGCCGTCATGATGACAGAGAGGCTGGAGAGATCTGA
- the luc7l gene encoding putative RNA-binding protein Luc7-like 1 isoform X2, which translates to MSAQAQMRALLDQLMGTSRDGDETRQRVKFTDERVCKSHLLNCCPHDILSGTRMDLGECSKIHDLALRADYEIASKERDLFFELDAVDHLESFIADCDRRTELAKKRLAETQEEISAEVAAKAEKVHELNEEIGKLLAKAEQLGAEGNVDEAQTVLQEVERVRTKKKDAEEEYRNSMPASSFQQQKLRVCEVCSAYLGLHDNDRRLADHFGGKLHLGFIQIREKLEQLKKTVQDKQEKRNQERLRRREEREKEEKMKKRTKSRSRERKRSRSRDRDRERKRRRSRSASREKRRSCSRSKERDRRRRHRSRSRSRSRHSRDHSHKSSRDRDRERDSKRSSSERRSDGMNGRTESRRHDDREAGEI; encoded by the exons ATGTCGGCCCAGGCTCAAATGAGAGCTTTGCTGGATCAGCTGATGGGAACGTCGAGGGATG GAGATGAGACGAGACAGCGGGTTAAATTCACAGACGAGCGCGTTTGCAAATCGCACCTTCTCAACTGCTGCCCGCATGACATCCTCTCTGGAACG CGCATGGACCTTGGCGAATGCTCCAAGATCCATGACCTGGCGCTGAGAGCAGACTATGAGATCGCGTCTAAAGAGAGAGACCTGTTCTTCGAACTGGAT GCGGTGGATCACCTGGAGTCGTTTATAGCTGACTGTGACCGCAGGACTGAGTTGGCCAAGAAGCGTCTCGCTGAGACACAGGAAGAGATCAGCGCTGAGGTGGCTGCAAAG GCAGAAAAGGTTCACGAGTTGAACGAGGAGATCGGGAAGCTGCTGGCAAAAGCTGAACAGCTCGGTGCTGAGGGGAATGTGGATGAAGCTCAGACAGTCCTACAGGAGGTTGAGAGAGTCCGAACTAAGAAGAAGGATGCAGAG GAAGAGTACAGGAACTCTATGCCCGCCTCCAGTTTCCAGCAGCAGAAGTTGCGCGTCTGTGAGGTTTGCTCCGCCTATCTTGGTCTTCATGACAACGACCGGCGTCTCGCTGACCACTTTGGCGGCAAACTGCACCTGGGCTTCATCCAGATCAGAGAGAAGCTGGAACAGCTGAAG AAAACTGTGCAGGACAAACAGGAGAAACGGAACCAGGAGCGACTGAGGAGGAGGGAAGAGCgggagaaagaggagaaaatgaaaaaacg GACTAAGTCACGCAGCCGAGAACGGAAGAG GTCTCGTTCTCGAGATCGTGATCGAGAGCGCAAGCGTCGGCGTTCCCGCTCTGCATCACGAGAGAAGCGGCGTTCCTGTTCTCGCTCCAAAGAGCGCGACAGACGCCGGCGGCACCGGTCTCGCTCCAGATCCCGCTCGCGCCACAGCCGAGACCACTCACACAA GTCTTCACGGGACCGTGATCGCGAGAGGGACAGCAAGCGCAGTTCCTCCGAGCGGAGATCAGACGGGATGAACGGGAGGACGGAGTCTCGCCGTCATGATGACAGAGAGGCTGGAGAGATCTGA